In one Gossypium hirsutum isolate 1008001.06 chromosome D09, Gossypium_hirsutum_v2.1, whole genome shotgun sequence genomic region, the following are encoded:
- the LOC107891972 gene encoding altered inheritance rate of mitochondria protein 25, whose protein sequence is MNRMKRFRCMSNVNETAREIFSLGAPFPSHVVKKHLYGIFDPTKPCIRHSIGAQRYFHQQLPQQECLGYGGMSSQESLMSGRNLFWRSNLPCSFRGNPLRSMQSGSTFCHYGDIANNETSLSRKFLAQLWIADRKMRKDLEKRRRKGKQLNYDEAQEPFQHPSENSFTGRIVTEEESAYQAAPVLKQQPVSQSVSSFLKPTSPEEAQIAPLLARSNLLITRDIEWANLVLGFEQENQYAIVDVCYPQSPVGFIREQSNVIARQLLRLRRPFLAYITDAMGNELFRVRRPFWWITSSIYVEIDGKEIGVVHRRWHLWRRVYDLYLGNKQFAVVENPGLWNWTFTLKDIDGQVLAEIDRDWRGFGFEIFTDAGQYVIRFGKADPVLKTGPASMIQELDVSRPLTLSERAIALALAISLDNDYFSRHGGWGIPFVAMGE, encoded by the exons ATGAATAGAATGAAGCGGTTTCGCTGCATGTCCAATGTTAATGAAACCGCTAGGGAGATATTCTCATTAGGTGCACCATTCCCTTCTCATGTTGTGAAGAAACATCTTTATGGTATTTTTGACCCAACAAAGCCTTGCATTCGTCATAGTATTGGAGCTCAAAGGTATTTTCACCAACAACTTCCGCAACAGGAATGTCTTGGGTATGGTGGAATGAGTTCCCAGGAAAGTTTGATGTCTGGGAGAAATTTGTTCTGGAGATCAAACCTACCTTGCTCTTTTCGAGGAAATCCTCTTCGGTCAATGCAAAGTGGTTCTACATTTTGCCATTATGGAGACATTGCCAACAATGAAACTTCTTTGAGTAGAAAGTTTCTTGCACAGCTTTGGATTGCAGATAGAAAAATGCGAAAGGAtcttgaaaaaagaagaagaaaaggtaaGCAGCTAAATTATGATGAGGCACAGGAACCTTTCCAACATCCATCCGAAAATAGCTTTACAGGCAGGATAGTCACAGAAGAAGAATCTGCTTATCAAGCTGCACCAGTTTTAAAGCAACAACCAGTTAGTCAATCTGTCTCAAGTTTTCTTAAGCCAACATCACCGGAGGAG GCTCAAATTGCACCTCTTCTTGCTAGGTCCAATCTGCTAATCACCAGGGATATTGAGTGGGCGAATCTTGTACTAGGTTTTGAGCAG GAGAACCAATATGCAATAGTGGATGTTTGCTACCCACAGTCA CCTGTTGGTTTTATTCGTGAGCAGAGTAACGTCATTGCTAGACAG TTGCTTCGCTTAAGGCGCCCTTTCCTTGCTTACATTACTGATGCAATGGGTAATGAGCTGTTTAGG GTTCGTAGGCCTTTTTGGTGGATAACCAGCTCAATTTATGTAGAAATTGACGGTAAG GAAATTGGTGTGGTTCACAGACGGTGGCATCTTTGGAGGAGGGTGTATGATTTGTACTTGGG GAATAAGCAATTTGCTGTGGTCGAAAATCCTGGCTTATGGAATTGGACTTTTACTTTGAAGGACATTGATGGGCAAGTTTTGGCAGAAATAGATCGTGATTGGAGGGGTTTTGGCTTTGAG ATATTTACAGATGCCGGACAGTATGTCATCCGCTTTGGGAAGGCTGATCCCGTCTTGAAGACTGGTCCCGCTAGCATG ATCCAAGAGTTGGATGTAAGCCGTCCACTAACTCTATCAGAGCGAGCAATTGCTCTTGCTCTTGCTATTTCATTGGATAATGATTACTTCTCTAGGCATGGTGGCTG